In Tripterygium wilfordii isolate XIE 37 chromosome 15, ASM1340144v1, whole genome shotgun sequence, one DNA window encodes the following:
- the LOC120016410 gene encoding plasmodesmata-located protein 2-like isoform X1, with translation MDSILKQLPLQSEILLLLLCYALFVPLVKPNSDLNTVVYRNCSTHTLTSKSTNIEPSQTLSSLFQELISQSSHSKFYKTTSTGISGLFQCRGDLTPGDCHRCVNTLPDIMSNILCVSARVQLNGCYFLYAPDDATHNDQDHNALLYKSCSKEKEATDEFLEAKDSAFAEMVSGVVDSGNGFFTARHDSLELMAQCEGDFGPSDCGKCVSIAVQIAQEECRTSLSGQVYLDRCYVSYDYFPNADGDSHKEKQSGNNETGKKLAIVLGGVAALSFGLIFLSFLRRKEEDGW, from the exons ATGGATTCAATCTTGAAACAACTTCCCCTTCAATCTGAGATACTCCTTCTCCTTCTATGCTATGCACTCTTTGTTCCACTTGTAAAACCCAATTCAGATTTGAACACAGTAGTTTACAGAAACTGCTCAACCCATACACTcacaagcaaatcaacaaatattgaACCTTCACAGACCCTGTCTTCGCTTTTCCAAGAACTTATTTCTCAATCATCCCACTCCAAGTTCTACAAAACCACCTCCACCGGAATCTCAGGTCTCTTTCAATGCAGAGGGGACTTAACTCCCGGAGACTGCCATAGGTGCGTAAACACCCTACCTGACATTATGTCGAACATCTTGTGTGTCTCAGCTAGAGTCCAACTCAACGGATGCTACTTCCTCTACGCGCCAGACGACGCCACCCATAACGACCAAGACCACAATGCTTTGCTTTACAAATCTTGTAGCAAAGAAAAGGAGGCGACTGATGAGTTTCTGGAGGCAAAAGATTCGGCTTTTGCAGAGATGGTAAGTGGAGTGGTGGATAGCGGAAATGGGTTTTTCACGGCGAGGCATGATTCACTGGAATTGATGGCACAGTGCGAAGGAGATTTTGGTCCTTCTGATTGCGGTAAGTGCGTGAGCATTGCTGTTCAGATTGCTCAAGAAGAGTGCAGAACCTCACTTTCAGGCCAAGTTTACCTTGACAGATGTTATGTGAGCTATGACTACTTTCCTAATGCAGATGGAGATTCACACAAAG AGAAACAGAGTGGAAACAATGAGACAGGGAAGAAGTTGGCAATTGTTTTAGGAGGAGTAGCAGCACTATCTTTTGGGCTAATCTTTCTGAGCTTCTTgagaaggaaggaagaagatgGATGGTAA
- the LOC120016427 gene encoding cytochrome P450 CYP82D47-like gives MPSLLPLQPPLMEYLLQSLLKPISTLFVLLICMWFYHLRRSKVRKTLCVPEAGGAWPIIGHLHIFNTQKPIHKTLSSMADKYGPVFTIRLGRSQRALILSSRELAKECFTKLDTVFSNRPNLAAPKLMGYDHAMFGFAPYGPYWRKMHKIITVHLMSSHRLDMLNHMRASEISWAIRELYESTCNANEVVGVDMEKWFTDLTYNLALTMVGGKRCFGASIDIIEDGEAQRCQKLVKDYVGIFFKSSVASKTRQFGGWLEYFIGNERAMKRSAKEMDILIGGWLEEHKQKRIFGGKVEEEEQDFMDILLDVMEETPMISGFDSDTIIKATCLNMLLGATESTKQALTMALSLLLENGHVLQKAQEELNTHIGKERCVTEDDIKNLTYLQAIVKETLRENSPSNIVDLITSAQDCTLSTGHFIPAGTQLMINAWKIHHDEGLWPDPYKFEPERFLTGNKNIDVKGRDYELIPFGSGRRICPGISLALRILHLTLSTLLHSFDVSKPYNTPVGATTKLQVHLTSRLDLKCYM, from the exons ATGCCTTCCTTGCTACCTCTCCAACCACCTCTAATGGAGTATCTTCTCCAGTCTTTGTTGAAGCCAATATCCACCCTCTTTGTCCTGCTAATCTGTATGTGGTTTTATCATCTTAGGAGATCGAAAGTCCGCAAAACCTTATGCGTGCCAGAAGCAGGTGGTGCTTGGCCTATAATTGGCCATCTCCACATCTTCAATACCCAGAAACCAATTCACAAAACACTGAGTTCCATGGCAGATAAGTATGGACCCGTCTTCACAATAAGGCTTGGACGTTCACAGAGAGCTTTAATTTTGAGTAGTCGAGAATTAGCCAAGGAGTGTTTCACCAAACTTGACACAGTTTTCTCCAACAGACCAAATCTTGCAGCACCAAAGCTAATGGGGTATGACCATGCTATGTTTGGCTTCGCTCCTTACGGACCTTACTGGCGCAAAATGCACAAGATTATCACAGTTCATCTGATGTCGAGCCACCGCCTCGATATGCTTAATCACATGAGAGCATCAGAGATATCTTGGGCAATAAGAGAGCTTTACGAGAGTACATGTAATGCCAATGAAGTTGTAGGAGTGGATATGGAAAAATGGTTCACAGACTTGACTTATAATCTTGCTTTAACTATGGTGGGAGGGAAGCGATGTTTCGGAGCTAGTATCGACATTATTGAGGATGGAGAGGCACAAAGATGTCAAAAGTTGGTAAAAGATTATGTTGGGATCTTCTTCAAGTCTTCAGTAGCCTCTAAGACCAGACAATTCGGTGGATGGTTGGAGTATTTCATTGGAAATGAGAGGGCCATGAAGAGATCTGCAAAAGAAATGGACATTCTTATCGGAGGGTGGCTCGAGGAACATAAGCAGAAGAGAATTTTCGGTGGAAAGGTAGAAGAGGAAGAGCAGGATTTCATGGATATTCTGCTGGATGTCATGGAAGAAACACCAATGATTTCTGGTTTTGATTCAGACACAATTATCAAGGCTACTTGCTTG AATATGCTTTTGGGTGCAACTGAAAGCACCAAACAGGCTCTTACAATGGCTCTATCTTTGCTGCTTGAAAACGGTCATGTACTACAGAAGGCTCAAGAAGAGTTAAATACACACATTGGCAAGGAAAGATGTGTGACAGAAGATGATATCAAGAACCTGACCTATCTCCAAGCCATTGTCAAAGAAACATTACGTGAAAATTCGCCTTCCAACATAGTTGATCTCATTACTTCAGCACAAGACTGCACACTATCAACAGGTCATTTCATCCCGGCTGGTACACAATTGATGATAAATGCCTGGAAAATTCACCACGACGAGGGATTATGGCCTGATCCTTACAAATTTGAGCCAGAGAGGTTTTTGACTGGAAATAAGAACATTGACGTTAAGGGTCGTGATTATGAACTAATCCCTTTTGGCTCTGGACGAAGAATCTGTCCCGGTATATCATTAGCCCTACGAATCCTGCATCTTACTCTTTCTACCTTATTGCATAGTTTTGATGTTTCTAAGCCATATAACACACCAGTGGGTGCAACAACAAAGCTTCAAGTTCACCTCACTTCGCGTCTCGATCTCAAGTGTTACATGTAA
- the LOC120016410 gene encoding plasmodesmata-located protein 2-like isoform X2 yields MDSILKQLPLQSEILLLLLCYALFVPLVKPNSDLNTVVYRNCSTHTLTSKSTNIEPSQTLSSLFQELISQSSHSKFYKTTSTGISGLFQCRGDLTPGDCHRCVNTLPDIMSNILCVSARVQLNGCYFLYAPDDATHNDQDHNALLYKSCSKEKEATDEFLEAKDSAFAEMVSGVVDSGNGFFTARHDSLELMAQCEGDFGPSDCGKCVSIAVQIAQEECRTSLSGQVYLDRCYVSYDYFPNADGDSHKEKQSGNNETGKKLAIVLGGVAALSFGLIFLSFLRRKEEDG; encoded by the exons ATGGATTCAATCTTGAAACAACTTCCCCTTCAATCTGAGATACTCCTTCTCCTTCTATGCTATGCACTCTTTGTTCCACTTGTAAAACCCAATTCAGATTTGAACACAGTAGTTTACAGAAACTGCTCAACCCATACACTcacaagcaaatcaacaaatattgaACCTTCACAGACCCTGTCTTCGCTTTTCCAAGAACTTATTTCTCAATCATCCCACTCCAAGTTCTACAAAACCACCTCCACCGGAATCTCAGGTCTCTTTCAATGCAGAGGGGACTTAACTCCCGGAGACTGCCATAGGTGCGTAAACACCCTACCTGACATTATGTCGAACATCTTGTGTGTCTCAGCTAGAGTCCAACTCAACGGATGCTACTTCCTCTACGCGCCAGACGACGCCACCCATAACGACCAAGACCACAATGCTTTGCTTTACAAATCTTGTAGCAAAGAAAAGGAGGCGACTGATGAGTTTCTGGAGGCAAAAGATTCGGCTTTTGCAGAGATGGTAAGTGGAGTGGTGGATAGCGGAAATGGGTTTTTCACGGCGAGGCATGATTCACTGGAATTGATGGCACAGTGCGAAGGAGATTTTGGTCCTTCTGATTGCGGTAAGTGCGTGAGCATTGCTGTTCAGATTGCTCAAGAAGAGTGCAGAACCTCACTTTCAGGCCAAGTTTACCTTGACAGATGTTATGTGAGCTATGACTACTTTCCTAATGCAGATGGAGATTCACACAAAG AGAAACAGAGTGGAAACAATGAGACAGGGAAGAAGTTGGCAATTGTTTTAGGAGGAGTAGCAGCACTATCTTTTGGGCTAATCTTTCTGAGCTTCTTgagaaggaaggaagaagatgGATG A
- the LOC120016888 gene encoding uncharacterized protein LOC120016888, with amino-acid sequence MFGCECFYWNQVSELSWPEVQPEPKPFSLPSPLPKWPQGQGFSTGSINLREIEVIKITKFESVWNSNILREKSKGATFYKPVGIPDGFYCLGYYCQQNDRPLRGYVLAARDIKASKPEIVCDCDSILESPALRKPLNYSLIWSKKLQNYGSGYFWLPNPPEGYKAMGVVVTDKPEGPKLEDVRCVREDLTETCETFDLMLSTDSHSNNYPFQVWNTRPCTRGMFGRGVSVGTFISGTYLSSEDKLLDVACLKNLDSSLHAMPNLNQIHELIKNYGPTVYFHPDEDCLPSSVPWFFKHGALLYEDGKNKGEPIDYRGLNLPCGGENDGEYWIDLPTGDDARNNVKSGNLESAELYVHVKPALGGTFTDIAMWVFCPFNGPSTIKIGLVSIAMNKLGQHVGDWEHFTLRVSNFTGELWQMFFSQHSGGEWVDASNLEFIQGNKPIVYSSKHGHASFPHPGTYLQGSSKLGIGVRNDCAQSNFFVDSSTKYQIMAAEYIGDGVVAEPCWLQYMREWGPTVVYDSRSEVDKIIHLLPFFVRFSVENLFDLFPTELYGEEGPTGPKEKDNWLGDEIC; translated from the exons ATGTTTGGGTGTGAGTGTTTTTACTGGAACCAAGTCTCTGAATTATCTTGGCCAGAAGTACAGCCAGAGCCCAAGCCTTTCTCTTTGCCCTCACCTCTACCCAAATGGCCTCAAG GCCAAGGTTTCAGTACTGGTAGCATAAACCTCAGGGAAATAGAAGTCATCAAAATCACGAAGTTTGAAAGTGTTTGGAACTCCAATATTTTGCGCGAAAAATCTAAAGGTGCTACATTCTACAAGCCTGTGGGGATTCCAGACGGCTTTTACTGCCTCGGCTACTACTGTCAGCAGAATGACCGGCCACTGAGAGGTTATGTTCTTGCGGCTCGTGACATCAAAGCTTCCAAACCAGAAATCGTTTGTGATTGCGACTCAATATTAGAGTCTCCTGCTCTAAGAAAACCACTCAATTACTCCCTGATTTGGAGTAAAAAATTGCAGAATTATGGTTCTGGATATTTTTGGTTGCCAAATCCTCCAGAGGGATATAAAGCCATGGGAGTTGTGGTCACTGACAAGCCAGAGGGGCCTAAACTTGAAGATGTCAGATGTGTCCGCGAGGATCTTACAGAGACCTGTGAGACATTTGATCTTATGCTTTCAACAGATTCACATTCTAATAACTACCCATTTCAGGTGTGGAACACAAGACCTTGCACAAGGGGGATGTTCGGTAGAGGTGTTTCTGTAGGGACATTCATTAGTGGCACCTACTTGAGCTCTGAAGACAAGCTGTTAGATGTTGCATGCTTGAAAAATCTTGATTCTTCCCTACACGCGATGCCTAATCTGAACCAGATTCACGAACTCATCAAGAACTATGGCCCTACAGTATATTTCCATCCTGATGAGGATTGTTTGCCCTCATCAGTGCCATGGTTTTTCAAACATGGGGCACTTCTTTATGAAGATGGAAAGAATAAGGGTGAACCAATTGATTATAGGGGCTTGAACTTGCCTTGCGGAGGAGAAAATGACGGGGAATATTGGATTGATTTGCCAACTGGTGATGATGCAAGAAATAATGTCAAAAGTGGGAACTTGGAAAGCGCAGAGCTCTATGTTCATGTAAAACCAGCTTTAGGAGGGACATTTACCGATATTGCAATGTGGGTATTTTGTCCTTTCAATGGACCATCCACCATCAAAATCGGGTTAGTGAGTATAGCAATGAACAAACTAGGGCAACATGTAGGTGATTGGGAGCACTTTACACTCCGTGTGAGTAACTTCACTGGAGAGCTGTGGCAAATGTTCTTCTCACAGCATAGTGGAGGTGAATGGGTGGATGCTTCAAACTTGGAGTTCATTCAAGGAAACAAGCCAATAGTTTATTCATCAAAACATGGTCATGCTAGTTTCCCCCACCCTGGAACCTACCTTCAAGGGTCTTCAAAGCTAGGAATTGGAGTGAGAAATGATTGCGCTCAAAGCAATTTCTTTGTGGATTCGAGCACCAAGTATCAGATAATGGCAGCTGAGTATATTGGAGATGGAGTTGTTGCAGAACCATGCTGGCTGCAGTATATGAGAGAATGGGGACCAACCGTTGTGTATGATTCACGATCAGAAGTCGATAAGATAATTCATCTTCTTCCATTTTTCGTCCGTTTTTCAGTGGAGAATCTCTTTGACCTGTTTCCCACCGAGCTTTATGGTGAAGAAGGGCCTACTGGACCAAAGGAGAAGGACAATTGGTTGGGAGATGAGATTTGTTAA
- the LOC120016409 gene encoding uncharacterized protein LOC120016409 isoform X3, translating to MSFALLNGTMRSMPLCPELSSSAVGFNDLMDAKTRNVNNQDNHKQLIKLRRIQSDVTDRTTEENSKKRCNGGSICYGGNGSICNSSVMSISEIITTTKQKEKSGSTVNGSLCNSDVGPSASVIAAAIAKGLYRTPQPQRCKENRILNNWTEKESEEGLKMKLERWRTELPPVYDHDTQRMLSKRRQRRRRERRSGSGLFSCFGNAFGLEISVTCGGSSKRRVNGNGKVFHLSSVDENYSQSFI from the exons ATGAGTTTTGCCCTCCTCAACGGCACCATGCGTAGCATGCCTTTATGCCCCGAGCTAAGCTCCTCTGCCGTGGGATTCAATGACTTGATGGATGCGAAAACTCGCAATGTCAACAATCAGGACAATCACAAGCAG CTTATTAAACTACGCCGCATACAAAGTGATGTCACAGATCGCACAACGGAAGAAAATTCAAAGAAACGCTGTAATGGTGGCTCAATCTGTTATGGAGGAAATGGTTCCATTTGCAACAGTTCTGTTATGAGCATATCAGAGATTATAACCACCACcaagcagaaagaaaaaagtggCAGCACTGTCAACGGCTCACTTTGCAACTCTGACGTGGGGCCGTCAGCTTCAGTGATTGCTGCAGCAATAGCAAAAGGATTGTACAGGACTCCTCAGCCCCAGCGCTGCAAGGAGAACAGAATATTGAACAATTGGACAGAGAAAGAGAGCGAAGAAGGTCTGAAAATGAAGCTGGAGCGGTGGAGGACAGAGCTGCCTCCCGTATATGACCACGACACTCAGAGGATGTTGTCGAAGAGGAGGCAGAGGCGAAGGCGAGAGCGGAGATCAGGTTCGGGGTTGTTTTCGTGTTTTGGTAATGCTTTTGGGTTGGAGATATCAGTCACTTGTGGAGGGAGTAGTAAGAGGAGGGTCAATGGGAATGGCAAAGTTTTTCACCTTAGCTCTGTGGATGAAAATTACAGTCAATCCTTCATTTGA
- the LOC120016409 gene encoding uncharacterized protein LOC120016409 isoform X1, with translation MSHQPFQLLEINLTSAQDLAPVSKSMRTYAVVWVHPERKLTTRVDQAGHFNPTWKEKFVFRVDNAFLDAEESSIMIEIYAVAWLRDVLIGSVRVLISNLFDSNFGTNMRFTSLQVRRPSGRPQGIINMSFALLNGTMRSMPLCPELSSSAVGFNDLMDAKTRNVNNQDNHKQLIKLRRIQSDVTDRTTEENSKKRCNGGSICYGGNGSICNSSVMSISEIITTTKQKEKSGSTVNGSLCNSDVGPSASVIAAAIAKGLYRTPQPQRCKENRILNNWTEKESEEGLKMKLERWRTELPPVYDHDTQRMLSKRRQRRRRERRSGSGLFSCFGNAFGLEISVTCGGSSKRRVNGNGKVFHLSSVDENYSQSFI, from the exons ATGTCTCATCAACCATTCCAACTCTTAGAAATTAACCTTACCTCTGCTCAGGACCTGGCACCGGTTTCCAAGTCCATGCGAACCTATGCAGTGGTGTGGGTGCATCCGGAGCGCAAGCTCACAACCAGGGTCGACCAGGCAGGCCACTTCAATCCCACATGGAAAGAAAAATTCGTGTTCAGAGTGGACAATGCCTTCCTTGATGCCGAGGAATCCTCTATCATGATTGAAATCTATGCTGTAGCGTGGCTCCGTGACGTTCTGATTGGCTCCGTCCGTGTCCTTATCAGTAACCTCTTTGATTCTAACTTTGGTACCAACATGCGTTTTACTTCCCTCCAGGTCAGACGCCCCTCTGGGAGGCCCCAAGGGATCATCAACATGAGTTTTGCCCTCCTCAACGGCACCATGCGTAGCATGCCTTTATGCCCCGAGCTAAGCTCCTCTGCCGTGGGATTCAATGACTTGATGGATGCGAAAACTCGCAATGTCAACAATCAGGACAATCACAAGCAG CTTATTAAACTACGCCGCATACAAAGTGATGTCACAGATCGCACAACGGAAGAAAATTCAAAGAAACGCTGTAATGGTGGCTCAATCTGTTATGGAGGAAATGGTTCCATTTGCAACAGTTCTGTTATGAGCATATCAGAGATTATAACCACCACcaagcagaaagaaaaaagtggCAGCACTGTCAACGGCTCACTTTGCAACTCTGACGTGGGGCCGTCAGCTTCAGTGATTGCTGCAGCAATAGCAAAAGGATTGTACAGGACTCCTCAGCCCCAGCGCTGCAAGGAGAACAGAATATTGAACAATTGGACAGAGAAAGAGAGCGAAGAAGGTCTGAAAATGAAGCTGGAGCGGTGGAGGACAGAGCTGCCTCCCGTATATGACCACGACACTCAGAGGATGTTGTCGAAGAGGAGGCAGAGGCGAAGGCGAGAGCGGAGATCAGGTTCGGGGTTGTTTTCGTGTTTTGGTAATGCTTTTGGGTTGGAGATATCAGTCACTTGTGGAGGGAGTAGTAAGAGGAGGGTCAATGGGAATGGCAAAGTTTTTCACCTTAGCTCTGTGGATGAAAATTACAGTCAATCCTTCATTTGA
- the LOC120016409 gene encoding uncharacterized protein LOC120016409 isoform X2 — protein sequence MRTYAVVWVHPERKLTTRVDQAGHFNPTWKEKFVFRVDNAFLDAEESSIMIEIYAVAWLRDVLIGSVRVLISNLFDSNFGTNMRFTSLQVRRPSGRPQGIINMSFALLNGTMRSMPLCPELSSSAVGFNDLMDAKTRNVNNQDNHKQLIKLRRIQSDVTDRTTEENSKKRCNGGSICYGGNGSICNSSVMSISEIITTTKQKEKSGSTVNGSLCNSDVGPSASVIAAAIAKGLYRTPQPQRCKENRILNNWTEKESEEGLKMKLERWRTELPPVYDHDTQRMLSKRRQRRRRERRSGSGLFSCFGNAFGLEISVTCGGSSKRRVNGNGKVFHLSSVDENYSQSFI from the exons ATGCGAACCTATGCAGTGGTGTGGGTGCATCCGGAGCGCAAGCTCACAACCAGGGTCGACCAGGCAGGCCACTTCAATCCCACATGGAAAGAAAAATTCGTGTTCAGAGTGGACAATGCCTTCCTTGATGCCGAGGAATCCTCTATCATGATTGAAATCTATGCTGTAGCGTGGCTCCGTGACGTTCTGATTGGCTCCGTCCGTGTCCTTATCAGTAACCTCTTTGATTCTAACTTTGGTACCAACATGCGTTTTACTTCCCTCCAGGTCAGACGCCCCTCTGGGAGGCCCCAAGGGATCATCAACATGAGTTTTGCCCTCCTCAACGGCACCATGCGTAGCATGCCTTTATGCCCCGAGCTAAGCTCCTCTGCCGTGGGATTCAATGACTTGATGGATGCGAAAACTCGCAATGTCAACAATCAGGACAATCACAAGCAG CTTATTAAACTACGCCGCATACAAAGTGATGTCACAGATCGCACAACGGAAGAAAATTCAAAGAAACGCTGTAATGGTGGCTCAATCTGTTATGGAGGAAATGGTTCCATTTGCAACAGTTCTGTTATGAGCATATCAGAGATTATAACCACCACcaagcagaaagaaaaaagtggCAGCACTGTCAACGGCTCACTTTGCAACTCTGACGTGGGGCCGTCAGCTTCAGTGATTGCTGCAGCAATAGCAAAAGGATTGTACAGGACTCCTCAGCCCCAGCGCTGCAAGGAGAACAGAATATTGAACAATTGGACAGAGAAAGAGAGCGAAGAAGGTCTGAAAATGAAGCTGGAGCGGTGGAGGACAGAGCTGCCTCCCGTATATGACCACGACACTCAGAGGATGTTGTCGAAGAGGAGGCAGAGGCGAAGGCGAGAGCGGAGATCAGGTTCGGGGTTGTTTTCGTGTTTTGGTAATGCTTTTGGGTTGGAGATATCAGTCACTTGTGGAGGGAGTAGTAAGAGGAGGGTCAATGGGAATGGCAAAGTTTTTCACCTTAGCTCTGTGGATGAAAATTACAGTCAATCCTTCATTTGA